The Methylomonas rhizoryzae genome includes the window TAGTGTAATCGGTTTCTACTACGAGCTGCCTTTGTTGGGGGATATGGTTTTGTATAGCCAGTCATCCTTGAATAGCGGCGGGTTGGACGCGTTCGGCTTTTTCCCATTGATTGCCGATCCTACCGTCTGGTTGGTGGAAGTGGCGGTTCCTGACGGAAATGGCGGCTCGTTTCCACTAGCCTTCGAACTGGCCGCTAATCTCAATGCCATTCCGGAGCCTGGCGTGTTGGCCTTAATCGGCTTGGCGGGCTTGTTGTTCAACGTTTCCAGGTCTAAGGCCGGCGTCAAATCGTAAATCTACCGATCTTTGCCCGACGCAGCCGCTATCAAGTGGCCGTACCAAGCTTGCCCGATTACCTCGCGGGCATAGCGAGTTTGGTAAAGTCGATAATTGTTTTTTCCCAGGGTTGCTCTAAGTTCGCCGGACTCGACAAGTTGGGACAGGGCGTTTTCCCAGTCCGCGCCGCTCTGCGTTAAATAGCCGTTTTCCGCCAGGATCAATTCCCGATTGATGCCGACCGGCGACGCGACCACCGGCAAGCCGGCGGAAAAATACTGAATTAATTTGAATGCGCACTTACCCTTCTCGTAAGGCATGTCCCACAAGGGCATGATGCCGATATCCGAGGTCGACAGCCATTCGGCTTCAGCATCTCTTTGCCAGCGCAGGTATTCGACAGGAATGCCTTGCATGGGCAAATCGAATATATCGTCGCCGCCTATTAAGCGCAGTTTGAACGGATAGCGTTCGGCCAGTTTTCGAAATACCGGAATCAGCTCCTGCAAATAGCAGGCGTTACCTAAATTGCCTATCCAAACGATGATAGGTACGTCGTTCGACTTAGGCCGCCAACCGCCCAAATCGTCGTAACCGGTCGGCAAAATATGCACCTCGCGATGAAATTGCAGGGCGTAATCGGCTAAAAATCGGTTGCCGACCACGATGCGCCGACTCATGGCTATGAGTTCGCCCACTCTATCCGCATACCAAAACCGTTTACGTTGGTTGACCGAATTAGACGGCGCAAACCAGATGGCGTCGTCCAAATCGTACACGACGTTGGGATTCAAGCTGCAAATCAAGCGTTCGACCCAAGGTTTTCCCAGCGGGAAAACCTCGCGCTGGATGATGATTGCGTCGTAACGCCTAACCTTGGTCAGCAACGCCGGTAACCGTACTAAACAGCAATAAGCGAACATTGCGGCTTTGCGCAAGCTCGCCCACGAACCGCGGTGGCGGCGGTCGCGAAATAAGTTCGAGGTAATCAGGCCTTCTACTTCCAGCCGAATGCCGCGCGCCTGCAAATCGGCTTGATAAGCCGTGACGCGGTGGTAGACGGAGGGTGCTTCGGCAGGGTAAACGCTTACACACAACACGCAAAGCTCGGGCTGGGTTGTCATTGCTTGATTGCCGCTGAATGGGGCTGGGAGGATTGGTGGCTAGGGATAGTTCGAATTGGCTTTAATCCTGTCGCGTAATGTTTCAAACGCCACCAAGACTTCGGCGGGGCTGATCAAGTCGACGCAAGGGTGAGCCAACGGACAAGCCATGGCTAAACAAGGGCTGCATTCTACCGGATGATTCAACACGATAGCTTGTTTATTGATGGGCAACCAGATAGGCAAGTAGTTTCGGCTGCTGAATAGTGCGACCATCGGTAGGTTCAGGCCGTCGGCCATGTGCATGGGGCCGCTGTTGCTGGTGACGATAGTGCTACAGCGTTCCATCAATGCGCCGGTATGTTGCAAATGGGCTCGTCCGGCAAAATTTCTGACCCTGGCTTGTTTGTGGTCTGGCAGGCTGGCACACATGCGCTCCGCCGCCGGTCGTTCGATTTCTCCACCGAATATCAAGACGGAAATATCGGTGTGCCGTTCCAGCAAGTTTTCCAGAAACGCTTTGGCCAAATCTTCGCGCCATACTTCGGCGGGCTGTTTGGAGCCGAAAAAAAAGCCGATCAGCGGCGGCTTGAGGCCCTCGTGCTCGATGACCTCGGCTGCCCGGCGCCGGCTGGCGTCGCTCAAATAAAAGGCTTTTTTATAATGACGGTTACCGGCTTGGTTTAACAAACGCAAGGTGGTATCGACGATGTTCTCGCCGGCCAATTCGGTATCCGTCGGCATGGGCACGGGGTGAGTCAAAAAAGGCGCCAGCTCGGCCAGCGCAAACCCGGCCCGGTATCTAGGCATCGCCAGCCGCATCAAGAAAGCGTTGCGTTTGAAAACTTCGGCGTTGGAGCAAAAGGTGTTGAATGTGGGGGTGTGTAAATCCACCCACAGATCGTAACGCCGGCCAAGTAAGCGCCAAAGCAATAGGTATTTGCCCCAAGCCTTGTCGTTTCGATAAATCAGCAAGGCGTCTATATGCGGATTATGACTCAGTAGCGGTGCGACGTTGGCGCGGACTATCACCGTAATGGCTGCGTGCGGATATTTTTCTCTTAGTGCGTGTAAGGCGGGAGTAACTACCAAGGCATCGCCCAGGTCGGCCAGCATCAGACAGGCGATGCGCCGAATTTCCTCCGGTGTCGGTAGGGGCGGGGTCGTCACTAAGTCCTCCGCCGGGCAATCACAATCAGCTGCTCGCCCCAGCCGAATAACGGCGACCAGGGTTGGGAGAATAAATAATCCAAACCGCGTAGCAGGGTTCTGACCAGTTTCAACAGGCCGGTTTTTGCCAATAGCGTTTTAATCTTCTCCTTGCGGCCACGGGTTTGATAGTAATCGGCCATTTCCGCGTCGCCGTCCGGCTGTCTGCTTTTGAACGATCCCAGGGTTTGCCGTATCAATCCGGCGATGTCTATGCTGCGGATCACCACGTGTTCGACTTGGTAGCCGGTCGCTTCCAGCATTGCGCATAAAGTCGCTTTATTGAATAACTGAATATGTTCGTCTTCGCAGTTGACGACCCACCATTGGGCACCGAAACAGCGCCTATACAGGCTGTCGAAGTTGGGGGTGGAAATCAGCAACAGCCCGTCCGGGTGCAGCCAATCGCGAATGCGGGTCAAGCAAGCGCGCGGCGACTCCAAGTGTTCTATCACTTCCAGCAAACTGACGACGTCGAATGCTTGGTCCGGGCGGAATTCTTCGACGGCGGCGTTATGAACCTTAAGCCCCAGCGCAGTTCGGGCATATTCGGCGGAGGCGTTTCCGTATTCCAAACCTTCGACCAGCCAATGATTTTCGCGAGCCACGCTTAAAAAAGCGCCGGTGGAACAACCGATATCCAACAGCCTCGTGCCGGGTAGACGGTGCAAGCGCTGCAATTCGGCCAGATAACTGCGGTACAGGCTTAAGGTATTTTCCTCGAAAGCAATTCTGATCCGTTCGGCGTCCACGACGTCGTTTTCCGCCCAGGCTTGCAGTTTTTCCCTTAATAAGGCGGTTTTTACTCTGGGATTGACGTAGGTCATTCCACACTGCGGGCAGCTTACCAGCCAAGAGTGGTGCAGGCGGTAGCGCGGCTGGCCGTCGCAATGGCCGCAGTAATCGCAACAGACCGGGCTATAGCCGTCCGGAAGGGTCGTATCCATTTTAGGCCTTTTTCCTGCCGAGTACGTAAAAGCCTCCGGCCAATTTATGGGCGTCCGGGTGGTTTCTCATTAATTTGTCCAAATATTTCCATGGGAAAAACAGCCAGCGAAACGCGCCGTTAACCAATTTGCGCAGCTTTGGATAGTTATCCGGGATCAGCATGCCGCACAAAATATTGGCCGATTGCAAAATGGCCGAAACCGGCCCCAGCGTGATGCCGAATTGCGGTTGCTCCAGGCCGGCGAACAATTTTTTCATCCCTTCCAAGGTAAAGCGGTGAAAATCGTTGGGATAACCGTGAAAGAAAAAAATGAAAGGCAGTTCGGCGTATAAGCGGCCGTTCGGCTTTAGCACTCTGAGCATTTCCGCCACTACCCATTCCGGCTGGTAAACATGCTCCAATACCGCGTTGCAGATCACCGAGTCGAAGCAGTTGTCGCGAAACGGAATGTGGTGCGCGTCGCCGACGCAATCCACGTTGTGAAACGCGGCCAAGTTCAAGGTGATTTCCCTGTCGGAATAACGGTGAGGACCGCCGCCGACGTTCAGGATGCGGGTAGCCTCGCCTTGATAATCGAACAGTGCTCGGGTGTCCGGGGTGCGGCGCAAATCGGGATTAAAGTGCAACATCATCTCGGGCGGACGCAAAAAACGGTACACGCGTTGTAAGAGCGTGGCGCGGGTCGGTTTGCTGTGTTCGTATTCGGCGACCATGGCTAGTCCGTGCTCGGTCGAGAGTTCTCCTGCGTGGTTTTGCGCGGAGCTGCCGGTCAACAAGATCGGAATGCCGTTTTGTACGGGATACTGCGCGCCGCAGCCGCTACAGACCAGGGTTGCGGCGCTGGCCTGTAGCGGATAGGTTTGACAATGCGGACAGCAAAAATCGGCGGCGTATTCGGCGAGTCTGGACGATAGCATAAGCACCTTAATTTTTTTCGGCGACGAGTAAAATGTCGGAATCCGGACCGGGCCAATCGGCAAGGCCTAATTTTTCGCCGATTCCGGCGATGAAATAGTAGGGCAAGGCCGCCAATTTACGTTTTAAACTGCCCGAGGTAATTCCGTAGGCTTTGGCGCCGTCGTATCGGCGGTAAAACATCACCTTCATGCCGTGCTGGTCCAGCCAGGCCGATATGCGTTTGTCGTCGACCAAAGGATGGAAAGGCGTCGGAAACACATCGTAATGGCCGTCGCCTCGGTCTTTTTTACCGACTATCCAGCGGTAGTACCAGCGATGAAAGCCATACGGCGTCAAACGGGTAATCAGCCCTTTCAAACTGCCGCGGTTGGGAAAACCCAAAATCATGATGCCGCCCGGAACCAGGCTTTGGATCAATTGGGTCAAGGCGATATCGGGTTGTTGCAAGTGTTCGATCACGTTGAAACAAATCACTGCACGGATGCAGTCGGCGCGAATAGGCAAGCGGTGTAGATCGGCTTGCACCCTGGCTTCGATTTGCCGGTTGCGCGCCAGTTGGCCGTAGTCGATATCGATGCTCAGAAATTGACTGGCGCCCGGCAAGTTAAAATGGCTGAAACTGCCGCCTCCCGCCTCCAGCACAAAGCCTTCCCAGGCGGTATTCCCGGCATAACGTTCGGCAAGATAACGGTTGCATTCGGCTATCATATTGCAGCTTTTGGGGGGTCAGGTTTTAAAGTAGCGAAGTGAAAGCGGTTTAGATCCATTGCTCGAATAAAGCCTGATACTCGGCCAGAATTTTTTCCCAAGTGAAAGCCTCCTGGTGCCTGCGTAGCGCTTGCGATTTTAATTTCGCCAACTGTTTATCGTCCGTCAACAAGGTATCGATGATGGCCGCGCAGCCGTCTTCATCGGAAAAATACAGCGCCGCATCGCCGGCAACCCAGCGGTTGAATTTGTTGTCGTGCGCGACGATGGCGTTACCGGCACCCAAGGCTTCCACCAAGGACGGATTGGTGCCGCCAACCGTATGTCCGTGCAGATAAAACAGCGCGTTGACTCTTAAGGCCTGCACAATCTCTTTATCGTAAATGGCACCGGTGAACAACACCTCGTCGGACGCCGCGGCTTTAACGGCTAACTGATAAGGCAAACCGAGCTGATAATCGCCCAATACTACCAGCGTTAGTTTGCGAGTTTTACGCGACCAAGCCCGCACCATGTCCAAAATAAGGTTCTCCGGTTCCGCGCGGGCAATGACTACCGCATACGTTTCCCGGCGCAAGCCGTAGGGTTCCGGCGCATGCATCTTTATGCAATCCGCCCCGTAGGGAATCATCGCGATCTTGTTCGGACTCACCCTGCCCGACAATAGCGCCTTGATTTCCGGATGGTCCGCGATTAAATGATTCCCGATAAAACAGCCTAGCCAGTCGTTCAACCATAGCCAAAATCTAGCCCAAGCCGGCCATTTTTGCCGGCGCCATTCTATGCCGTCCATGTTGATGATGTTACGGGTTCCGGTAAGTCGGTAAATCAAGCCGAAAACAGCGGTGTTGTAGCCCAAGGTCAAAACCAGTCCGCTTTCCCGGCAGGCATGCCAGGTGGATTTCCAATCGAACAGAACGGTACTAATCGCGCCTTGAACGGTTACGGGAACATGAACCCGTCTGATGCCGCGCCATGTGTCTTCGGAAATGGCGTTTCCGCTACAGGCTTGACAATACACCGTTACTTGCCAGCCCTGTTGCTGTAAATAAACAGCCAGATGTTCGGCGAAAGTCTCGAAACCGCCATGGGCCGCGGGTACCCCCCGTGTACCCAGAATACGGAGTTTTTTATTCGTCACGATAACTTTAGTTGGAATATTGAAAGAATAAGCAGGTAGTTAGCCAAGTCAGCCGTCGGATTGCCTACGGGCTTGAGTGAAAACCAAACGATATTGTCCCGGTTTTGACAATCAGCTTGTTTAAACGGCATTTTTTGTAGTCTGGCAGACGAGAATTTAAGTTTAGGGCGAAGTTTTCCAACCGTAGTCATACAGGAGTCATACAGGGGGCGATGAACGTGTTTACGCAACTTAACACAGATAAATTTCAGCGTAAATTTAGGTTACGCATTCGGAACGATTTAAAGACGGAATTTGTGCGAATGCGGCCAAGCAGTTGGAGTGGCAGAATCGCCGATGTATCGGCGGCAACTCGCAAGGTGGAGTTTGGAAAGGTTTTTAAGCGGTTAAGACATGAAACGTAGCCGTCGAGCGGTAGAGTCGAATGTATTCGACCCGATACCGCCGGCCGCGTATAAATCAATCCGCATGATTTTTTAACAACGGCATTGCATTGGTTTATGGGGGAGGGCTGAATGAAGGGCGATCTTATTGCTTGTGGCAGGCGTGCTCATCATGCGGCAAGCCTGCGGCCAAATTGCCGCGCATGTAAGCCTCGATGGCGCTTAACGGGTTGGTTTCCGCGGTTGTCAACAATGCGGTATTACGCAGGCCGAGATTGCGGATGACGCCTTCCCCGGCCGAACCGGCAATCGCAACGTCCACGTAATGCAGAGGGTGGCGGTTTCCGTCGCCGCGAATGTGCCATTCGTGCAGGCTGCCGGTTTTCGATAAGGCCAATTTCCAAACCGGATCGGCGGTTCCGTTGGTTAGGTCGACCGCAAATATTTGCCAATCCGCAGCCCTGCCGGCGTGAGCTGCAATGTTTCCGCTATCGTCAAGCGCGACCGCAACCAGGACTTCCGCCACAATTCTCCCCCTTAGCAATATAAATTCTGCATAAATTGTATGGGAATTACTTGCAAATGCCAACCGTTACAGAGTTTGTCCGGCTTAACAGTCGAACCCGCGCCGATCGCCGTGACCTGCGAGTGCGCTGAAGTCTAAAAAACCGGAAATATCGGCGCAATCCAGCTGATCCGGGTGTAAAAACTGCCGGCCGTATTCCAAATAAACGCCGCTGGTCAGAAAAAAACGGAATACTTCAGCATCGATGTGCCGATCCAGCACCATGTTCCGCATAATCGCCAAGGCTTCGCTGAGTCGTTTGGGTGTTTTATAAGGCCGGTCGGCGGCCGTTAACGCTTCGAAAATGTCGGCGACGGCCAGCATCCGTTCCGGTATGGACAAGTCTTCGGCCGTTAAACATCTGGGGTAACCGGTGCCGATTAAGGTCTCGTGGTGCGTGGATGCGTAACGCGCGACCTTGGCCAGTTCCTTGGGGAAGGGGAGGCTTTCCAGCATTTTGATCGTGCTGATCATGTGTTCGTTGATTTTGAAACGGTCTTCCGCGGTTAACGTGCCGCGCGACACGCTCAAATTGTACAGTTCGCCTTGGTTATACAGCAGTTCGGGGATGGGCATGCGGATGCCGAATTTGGCTTCGTATCCGTTATGGTGCAAGCGCGGATGCCAATGTTCGGGTTTGTCGGCCAACAGGGGTTCCTGGGTCGGCAACGACGCTGGTGCGGTGGGGTAACGTTGCAGTTCGACGGCGGATAAGCCCAGCCGGTCGTCGAAATGGCGTAGCCAGGTGGTGTTGGCTAATGTTTGCAAGCGAGCGATATCCGATGCATCCAAATGTTCGCCACCGAGGTTGGTTCGGGCGACGAAGGCAAAGTCCTCTTGCAAGCGGGCTTGGATTTCGTCTCTACGCAATGCCGCTGCGGCACTGGGTGCGGTCAAATAGTCGATCTGTGCGTCGCGCCACAGCACTTCGAAACGCATGCGGACCTCGTGGATGCGGTTGTATATGGTTTCCAGTTTGCTGGCTTTATCGACGATGTGTTCCGGGGTGGTGATTTTGCCGCAATCGTGTAACCAGGCCGCGATGCGAAACTCGGTCCTCTCGTCTTCCGATTGGAAACGAAAGTCTTTAAACGCACCCGCCGTCGCCCGTTCGGCGGCTTGGGCTATCATCAAGGCCAACTGCGGTACCCGGGCGCAATGCCCTGCGGTATAAGGCGATTTGTCGTCGATCGCTTGGGCAATCAAGCGGATGATGGACTCCATCAGTTCTTTTTGTTCCCGCTCGTGTTGCTGCATCGCCGCGGCCATTTCGCCTATCGAATGCGACAACTCGTCGATTTCGATGATCGCGCTATCGCGGACCCGTACCGCCTGGTAGTCGCGATGTTGGATTTTTTGGTTTTCCTGGGCCAGACTTTTGATCGGCCTGACGATAGGCGAAGCGAATAGCCAGGATACCGGGAGCAGCAACAGCAAGCCGAAGGCGGAAGCCACTGCGGAAATCGCCACTTTCTGCAAGCTGGGTGTCAGGACGACGTCGATAGGGACCAGGACGGCGAAATATTCATCCGGGTTATCGCTGCCGTGTAGCCGGGTCAGGTAAATGAAATGCTCTTGCCCGGCGATGTCGGTTTGGAAAAACCGGTCGCCACCGGGCGCAAGGTCGGGTTGAGGCAATATTTGCGGATAAGGTACTACGGCTAAGTCTGCAACGGCGTTTTGTGCATCGCCGTTGCCGAACCATTTGCTTTCCAAGCGCTTTAGCTGTTCGGGCGAGAGTGCCGCCAAGGCTTGATTCAAAATGTCCAGCAATTCGGCGTGGTGTTTGTGCACCAACAAGTTCAACTGGTCCGGAAAGTCCAAATCCTGTTTGTTCAGGTTTTCGTTGAAGCGCAAATGTTCCAGAAAATATTGATTGGCAGTGAAACGCAAAATAGCGGCCGAATCCAAGGTCGCGTGTGCCGTGCCGTTCAATACGGCGACTAACGACTCGCGCACCGAGCCGGTCTCCAGTACCGTGATTTGCGGGTAGGCGGCCCGGACGGCTTGAATGCTGGACCAGCCGGCCGGAATGGCCAACACTTTACCGTTCAATTGCGTCAGACTGGTCACGGGTTCGACATCGTCGCGAGTCGCTACCGCCGGCGGCAAGCTGATGATGGGGGCGCTGAACAGGCCTAAATCCCGATTGGCGGAGGTCGGAACCAAAGGTTGCAAAATGTCCAATTCACCTTTTTTAAACAGCTCCACCAATTGCGGCCAACTGTAGCCGTTAACGAATTCCACCTGCAGTCCGGTCATTTGCGCCAGCAAATTGATCAAATCGATGGCATAACCTTTCGGTTGTCCCGAGACCGCGTAGTCGATGGGCGGCCAATCCATTTCGTTGGAAACCCGTAGCCTTCCCGAATCGGCCACCGAACGTCGCTGTGCCTCGGTCAATGGCAGGGGAGAGACGCCGGCTAAAGGCGGGACGTCCAGCGACAGTCGATTGCCGGCGACAATGTCGCCTGTGGCGCTATAGATAAAAAGTTCGCCGTCGTGGCTGACCGGCAAGCGGTTCAGATAAGCGGATAAAGACGACAAAGCGATATCGACCGCCAATACCGCGCCGCTGCCGGCGACCACGGTCGAATACGTTTGGCCGGGCGCTTGTAAATGCTGAAACAAATAAGGCGGCGATTTTTCCACCTTGTCTGCGCCGGCTTGTTTAAACCACGTGCGTTCGCGCGGATCGTATGCGCTCCGTTCGCGCTGCGTGCTGCGCTTTTCGAACGCCGCATCGTAATAGTCCACGCTACGAAAGCGTCCTTCCGCATCGCTGGATAGCTGTATCACGGCCCAGCGGTCCGCCGGCATTGCTTTCAGCAGCATGCGAACTGCAGGGTCGGCCTCCAGATTGACCAATTGATACAAACTGCCGTCCGGGAAGGCCACGTATATGGCGTAAAACAGCGGGTTGCGTTGCATGACTTCCGCGAACAAACCTCGCGCCTCCGGATTGATCCGCGGGCCGAGCAGCAAATTCGGAAAGCGCGCCAACAGGGCCGCGCTTTCGCTGGCACGCGTGTCGATTGCGCTCAGGTAATCCCGCGTTCTGGCGGCGCTGAGCCGGTATTGCGCCAGTGCGGCGTCGACCGCCATCTGCCGGCTGAAATGGTATTGCAAGCCTATCGCCGCGGCGGCGGTAAGCAGCGTCGCGATCACGAAAATGCTGACTACCGTCAGGCGGATGGAAAAGCGCAGTCTTTGCACGGGGGCGGCTGGATTAAATGGCGCTGAGAATGGTTACGGCTTGCGGCAACTATAGAACATTTGGCGACTAACTACCGATGAGAGTTGCAGACGTGGTAAAGCTTGGGTTGACGGCGTTAACGAACCTTGAACGGGGGGATGTCAAGTTACAGGAATCTCGGGCTATTCAGTCGGTTTAACCCTTAACGCACGCCACCTGACGGTTGGCTGGATTATTGTCAGACGGAGCCTTTGCCGCAAGGTCCGCATCCTTAGACGTTAGCGGACAACAAACCAGCGTTTCTGAAATAAAAAGGCCACATTGACCAAGGCGATCATTACCGGTACTTCAATCAACGGCCCGATGACCGCGGCAAAAGCGGCTCCGCTATTAATGCCGAACACCGCCACCGCCACGGCGATAGCCAATTCGAAGTTATTGCTGGCGGCGGTAAAGGCCAACGTGGTGGTTTGCGAGTAATCGGCGCCAACCATTTTGCCCATGGCAAAGCTGATCAAGAACATCACGACAAAATAAAGCAGTAGCGGTATAGCGATACGCAATACGTGCAACGGCAATTGCACAATCAACTCGCCTTTCAGCGAAAACATCACCACGATGGTGAATAACAAGGCAATCAACGTCAGCGGACTAATCTTAGGGATAAATTGTTGCTGATACCATTGATTGCCCTTGGTTTTCACTAGTATCCAGCGCGTGCTGAACCCGGCTATAAAAGGTATGCCCAGATAAATCAATACGCTTTGGGCTATATCGACCATAGAGACGGCAACCAAACTGCCTTGCAAGCCGAACAGCGGCGGCAGTACCGTCACAAACAGCCACGCATAGACACTGAAGAACAACACTTGAAAAACGCTGTTGAAGGCGACTAAAGCGGCGCAGTATTGCTTGTCGCCGTGCGCCAGCTCGTTCCAAACGATGACCATGGCAATGCAGCGTGCCAGGCCGATCAGGATCAATCCGGTCATGTAATCGGGATAGTCGCGTAAAAACCCAATCGCCAACCCAAACATTAGCAGCGGGCCGATCAGCCAATTCTGAATCAGGGACAAGCCTAAAACGCGCCAGTTGCGAAACACGTCCCCCAGTTCTTCGTAATGAACCTTGGCCAGAGGAGGATACATCATCAGGATTAAACCGATTGCGATGGGTATATTGGTCGTGCCGACCGATACCAACGTATTGATTCGATTGACCTGATCGGGTAACGCGAAGCCTGCGGCCACTCCGATCGCCATCGCGATAAAAATCCAAAGCGTCAAATATCGATCGGGAAACGACAGTCGCGGACTCGGGCAAATTGGCTGATTCATGATGGTTGCCTGCGGGATGAAAAATCAGCTTGGGCGGCAATTTGACGAGGGACCGCAACAAGACGTACTCCGGTCGGTCGGCAAATCGGAGTCGTTACCGAACGTCGGAATATTTTTGAGCGAGTGGAAGGCTTCCCAGGGGATGCCCTGCGGGTCTATCGTCCAATACTTATCGGATTCGGCGTAACAGCAGGCTGCTTGTTTTTGTTCAATCACCGGCAAAGCCGCACCGTGCAGAATCTGTTGCACTTGTTCCAAGTCCGACGCCGATTCGACCTGAATGCCTAAATGATCCAATCCGGTTTGGCGGCCGCGGCTGGAAATCGCGAAATTGATGCGCGGGTCGTCCAGCATCCATTTGGCGTAATCGTCATGCAGCACGCTCGGCTCGGTTTGGAATAAGGCGCTGTAGAAGGCGATGTTTTGTTGCAAATTGTCCACGGCGAGATGGATATGAAAACGTTTCATAGGGATACCCCTTTGTGTGGTTAAGACAGCAAGCTGCCGATACGATCGAGTTCCGCTTTCAGGCTTTGCGGATCAGTTTGTAAGGACTGTAGAGGAAGAGCCAGAAACTGTTCGATGCGGAAACGGAGAATGTCGTATGCAGTTTCGAATGCCGCCTTGATTTCTTGCTCGTTTCCTTCGAAGTGCGCGGGATCTTCGACGCCCCAATGACTGCGCAAAACCGGACCGAGATAGGCCGGGCAGGTTTCTTTGGCGGCGTTGTCGCACACGCTGATCACGATGTCCGGCACAACCGGTAAATCGTTCCAGGATTTGCTGTAGTAGCCTGCCGTCGAAATGCCTTTTTCCTGCAGCAAAGCCACCGCCCTGCTATTTAGTTTGCCGATGGGATTGCTGCCGGCGCTGATGGCATGCCAACCGTCAGGCGCCAAATGATTGAAAATCGCTTCACCCATCAACGAACGGCAAGAATTGCCGGTACAGAGAAACAAAACATACATAGCGGAATCATCCAGTAAAAAAATCAATCGGTCGGACGGCAAGACGATGGCGAGGTATCGAAGCAGCAATCCGGCTGTCCTGCGCAGCATTCGGCCGTCAGGTAATCGATCAATGCTTGCATCACGCTCAGATTGGCTCGGTAACGTAGAAACCGGCCTTCCTGGGTGACCGTCACCAAGCCTGCATAAGTCATGGCTTTCAGGTGAAAAGACAAATTGGTCGCGGGTAGCGCCAAAGCGCTAGCAATTTCCCCGGCAACCAAGCCGTCCGGCGCATGCTTAACCAGTAAGCGAAAGACGTCCAGACGTACGCCGGAGGCCAAAGACTCGAATAAGGTGGTGGCAAGTTCTTTATCCATAAATCCACTATACAATAATTATTGAAATAATGAAATATTTATTGCCGGGTCTCGATAGTCGGCTGTTCGCTGTAAGCGGACCGGCCTGCCGGGTAACTTGATATTGGCTTGCGCGTCGTGTCCTACAAGGGTTTGCCCTAAAAATAAACGTCTTCTAAGCGATTAAATAGCGGTATGCTAAACCGGGTTGGGGTCGGCCGGCCGAATGGCCGCCGATGTTTGCTTATCGGCTGCTGCGAGTCGGTAACATACCCGTCATTCAATTCGGCCCAAGACTTGCTGCGCTCAAGTTTTGGCCCAGTCGTTTATTGAGGAGTTTTAAATGAGTCAACTTGCTGAAGTAAATAGTGTTGCGGAAATAGAAGTCGATGAGAAAACCCTGAAAGTCGCGTTTGCCACTTCAGACGGTGAAATTGTCAATCAGCATTTCGGTTCGGCTTTGGGGTTTCACGTATACGGTATCGACGGCACCACCGCCACACCGTTGGCAGTTAAATCGTTCGATAAAGAAAAACGTGACGGCAATGAAGACAAACTGGTGCCTAAGCTTGCCTGGTTAACCGGTTGCGATTTGGTGTATTGCGGCTCTGCCGGCGGCTCGGCCACCAATCAATTGATTAAGCTGGGGGTATATCCCGTCGTCGTTAAAGACGGCCCTGAAATTGCTGAGATCATTG containing:
- a CDS encoding NifB/NifX family molybdenum-iron cluster-binding protein — its product is MSQLAEVNSVAEIEVDEKTLKVAFATSDGEIVNQHFGSALGFHVYGIDGTTATPLAVKSFDKEKRDGNEDKLVPKLAWLTGCDLVYCGSAGGSATNQLIKLGVYPVVVKDGPEIAEIIGDLQKEITGSMSPMLDRIFKQKVRKDEGRFDEIADEEWEE